In Paenibacillus antri, the sequence TTGGAATACGGATACACGACCGCGATCTCCTCGAGCGTACGGTCTTCGAACCGTTCTCCCGTCTTCCCGACGAACGCGCCGAAGTCGTAGGAAACATCGGCCTCCGGCTTCTCCGTGCCGTCCGCCCGCAGCGCGCCGATGTTCGACTCGTTCACGTTGTCCATGAAGTAATTCGTATTCCAAATCCACTGCACCGCGCCCGCGCCGCCCGTCGCGAACGCGTACGCGTACTTCCGCTCGAGAATGTTGCGGAGCTCTTCCTCGGACCGCTTCGCGAAGCCGTTCGCCGCTTCGACGTACATAATTCCCGTCTCCTGAACGAGATTCGGCTTATGCCCGTCCTTCGTGAACAGACCGTCCCACACGAGCGCGTCCATCATCCACCACGTATGCACCGTCGTGTAATCGACCGCCTCCGCGTAGAAGAACGGCGACGGCCGGCCCCCGGCCAACCCTTCGTCCTGCCCGACGGTGACGAGCTGATTCGGCGCGGCCGCCTTGATCGCGCCGACCAGCTCCCGCGCCCAGCGGTTGTGCATCTCCATCGTGAAGAGCGCATAGTCGAGCCAGACGAGCCCCTTCTTCGAGCGTCCCACGTCTTGGACGTGGAAGTTGATGTCGTCCCGCTCCGGCGGCCGCGCCGCCTCGAAGCTCGGAAGCTCGGCCGGCGTCATGTTCCAGCGCTCCTGCAGCAGCCGGATCGAGCCGTGTCGCGACTTCAGCCACTCGACGTACGCGGCTTGCTCGAAGCGGTCGCGGGAGGAGGCCGGCCCGGAGAACACCCGCTTCGGGTCGAACATCGAAGGCTCGTTGATCAAATCCCACTGCACGTTCGTCGTCGTCCGATGGCGCGAGACGACCGACAGGATGAACCGCTTCTGCGCCTCCACGCTGCGCGGGTCGAGGTACGGGTTCGCCCCCTCCCACGTCTCCGGCGTGAACGAGAAGAAGTTGAACGTTACCTCGAGCTCGTGCTTCTTCGCCGTCAGAACGAACGCGTCGATCGCGCGCAGCACCTCCTCGGAGAAGTGGCCGTCGGCGAACATCATCTGCCGCCATGCGGTCCATACCCCGGTTCGAATCAGGTTGATGCCGGCTTTCTTCATCTGCGCCATGTCGCGGTCCCACGCCTCGACGTTCGGCAGGAACAAGAACTTGCGGGCGACGTCGCTCGTCATATAGGTCATGCCTACGATCGGGAGCGGCTTGCCGTTCTTGACGAAATAATCGCGTCCGACGGCGAGCGGCTCGCCGGCCTCGAGCAGCGCGCGATCCATCCCCCAATAGCCTTGCCGAAGAACGCGCCGCTCCCCGTCGTCCGCCGTCGCCACGCAGACGACGCTGTACCGGCCCGGCTCCACGAGATCGGGCGCCGCGAACCGTTCGAAGCGCAGCGCCGCGTCCGCAGCCATCGTCCACTCGCGCTCCCACGCGGGTACGACTTGCCCGTTCCGCTCGAGGGACGCCTCGCAGCGGAACGTCCACGTCCGCGGCGCGGCGCCGCGAATCGTCTGCGCCTGCAGCGCGAAGCTCGCCCGCTCCCCGGGCTCGTAGCTGCCGTACCCGGGCTTCAGCCACAGCTCCGTTACGCCCTTCGAGACGAAGTCCGCCATTTCGGCGAGCGCGGCCGCGCCGTCCTGCGTCCAGAACCGATCGCCGAGCGGCTGGCTGACGAACGCCCAGCGTCCCCCCGCGTAAGCGCCTTTCGCATGCTCCATCAGCACGGCCGGCGCCGCCGTCTCCCGCCCGTCCGCGGAGACGCCCGTCAGCAGCGGATAGATGCGCGCGTCCATCGGACCGGCAGAGCCGTGTTCGTGCGGACTGTCGCTCTGGCGCGTGACATGCAGAATCAGGCCGTACGTGTCCGCGACGTCGAACAGCGATTCGCGCCCGCTCAGCAGCGGGATGTCCTCGTTCGCCCGAAGCGACGCCGCCCGCGAGCCGTCGACCCGCAGCGCTTCGTGAATGAGCAGCTGGCGGTGATACGCCGTCTGCTCCCGCTCCGTCTTCCACGCGCCGTCTTCCCGGTAGACCGGGATGCGGAACGGCGCGCCGCCGAGCAGGACGAGCCCGCCGCCGCGCTCGAGATACCCCAGCAGCTCGGGCCAAACCGCCTTCGGGAAATACGGACCGTGCAGCGTAACGAAGCTGTCCGCCGTCGCCAACGCCTCGGCGATCCCCTCGGCGTCGACGATCGATCCCCATGCGCCGATGCTTCCGAGCTGCGCTTCGTCCGGTCTCGTTCCGTCGTACGGGAAACTCTTATCGTAGAAAACTACTTTCTTGCCGGAAGCCACCATAAATAAAGCCCTCCCAATGTCGTGTTGTTAGTTTCGTTAGGTTGTCGTTAGCTGAAATTTGCTATATTCTATTGATTACCTAACAATCCGTCAAGGAGGGATTCCGATGCCCCGACGCGTCTCCATGCAGACGATCGCCGATTCGCTGCGCCTCTCGAAATTCGCCGTCTCCCGCGCGCTGTCCGGCAAGCCGGGCGTCAGCGAGGAGACGCGCCGCTCCGTCCTCGCCGCGGCGCGCGCGCTCGGCTACCGGCTGCCGAAGGGCGCACCCGAAGCGGAAGCGGCCGAGCCGATCGGCGGGGCCGCATACGCGTTAATTTGGATGGATCCGACGATGCAAAACGAATCCTCCTACTGGGCGCGCCTGCTGACGGGCGTGACGACGGCCTGCCGCGACCTCGGTTGGGAGCACGCCGTCGTCTCGCCGAGACCCGACGCCCCGCCGACCTTCCCCGCCTACATGGACCGCGAGGCATGCATCGGCCACATCGCCGTCGGCACGCTGTCCGCGGAGACGCTCGCGTCGGTGCAGGCGATGGGCGGGCCGCTCGTGCTGCTCGATCACGAGGAGCCGCTCGTCCGGGCCGACGCCGTCTTGAACGCCAACGCGGACGGCGCCGAGCTGCTGACGAACCATCTGCTGTTCGCCGGGCGGCGCTCGTTCGTCTTCGTCGGCGACGACGCGTTCGCGCCGAGCTTCCGGGAACGCTGGCGCGGCTGCCGGCAGGCGATCGACGCCTTCGGCGGCGGCAAAGGCGCGCGGCTGCGCAAGTGGACGGTGCCGTACGCCGAGCCCCGCTGGGCCGACGGCCTGCACGCGACGCTGGCCGCGCTCGGCGCCGGCGAGCTGCCGGACGCGTTCGTCTGCGCGAACGACCATATCGCGCTCGAGACGCTGCGCGGGCTGCGCCGCGCCGGCCGTCGCGTCCCGGACGACTGCGCCGTCGCCGGCTTCGACAATGTCGAAGCGTCGGCCGCGGGCGACCCGCCGCTCACGACGGTCGAGCTCGCCAAGGAAGCGCTCGGCCGCCGCGCCGCGGAGCAGCTCGCCCGGCGGAAGGAGAAGCCCGGGGAGCAGCCGGAGAAAATTCTGCTCTCCGCGCGGCTCGTCCCCCGGGCGTCCGGATAAACGCAAAAAAGACCGCAAGGCGGCATGGAAGCCCTGCGGTCCGACGCATCTTATCGCGCGTCCAAAATTTCTTTGATTTTCTCGAGCGGCACCTTCGGCGTACGGTCGTACGTAAGGAGGCCGTTGATTTCTTGTTCGACGTCGGTAAGCTGCGTATAGCAGTACCCTTGCACGACGCCGGAGCGGCGAAGCGGCTGAATGACGGCGCGCAGCCGCTTCAAGTAATCTTCGTCGTCGCTGGCGCCGGAATACCCCCAGCCTTCCCAATCGCTCTTCTTGAACGCGATGCCGCCGAACTCCGTGACGAGAATCGGCTGCCCCTCGTACTCGAAGCCGCCGACGCTGAGCCGACGGTTCGCCGGCATCGCGTTCACCGCGCTCTCCACAGTGCTGTATCGCTGCTCGAGCACCTCTTGACGCGACTCGTAATCGTGAATCGTGAACAGGTCCGTCTTCACGAGCTCCCAGCCGTCGTTCGAGACGACCGGCCGCGACGGATCGAGCGACTTCGTCAGATGGTACATCGCCAGCGCGTGCTGCTGCTGCCGCTCGTCGATCTGGATGTTCGGCACGCCCCAGCTTTCGTTGATCGGCACCCATGCCACGATGCAAGGATGGTTGTAGTCGCGCTCGACCGCCTCCTGCCATTCCGCGGTCATGCGGCGCGAATACGTCTCCGAGAAGTCGCAGGCGTTCGCCATCTCTCCCCAGACGAGAAGCCCGAGCACGTCGCACCAATACAAATACCGCGGATCCTCCACCTTCTGATGCTTCCGCGCGCCGTTGAAGCCCATCGCCTTCGTCAGCTCGACGTCGCGCTTGATCGCTTCGTCGCTCGGCGGCGTCAGGTTGCCGTCCGGGAAGTAGCCTTGATCGAGCACGAGCTTCATGAAATACGGCCGGTTGTTCAGATTGAACTTCCCGTTTTCGATCGATGCCTTGCGCATCCCGAAATAGCTCTTCGCCCGGTCGACCGACGCGCCGTCGACGAGCAGCTCGTATTCGACGTCGTACAAATTCGGCCGGTTCGGCGACCACATCCGGTCCATGCCGTGATCGTTCAAGCCGGGCAGCTTCACCCGACGGCTCTCTTCGGCGTCGCGGACGCGGACGAGATCCTCCGCCACGAATTCGCCCTTGAACGTGATGACGGTCCGCAGCATCACGTCTCGGCCCTCGATCGAACCGTTCACGAACGCGCGGATGCGAATTTCGTTCGTATCGATGTCCGGCGCGTATTTCACCTTCTCCAAGTAGATCGGGGATACGGACTCCGCCCACACCGACTGCCAGATGCCCGTCGTCCGCGTGTACCAGATGGCGCGGGATTTCTCCTCCCAGAACTGCTTGCCCCGCGGTTGGAACAAGTCCTTCCCGCGGTCCTCCGCCCGCACGACGATGACGTTGTCGCCGCTCGCGCTCAGCGCTTCCGTGACGTCCGCCGAAAACGGCGTATGGCCGCCGAGATGCGTCGCGACGAGCTCGCCGTTCACCCACACGCTGGACTCGTAATCGACCGCGCCGAAGTGCAGCAGCACTCGCTTGCCCGCGAACGAAGCCGGCGCCTTCCATGTCTTCCTGTACCAGACGACGTCGTGGAAACCCGTCTCGCCGATGCCGCTCAGCTTGCTCTCGAACGAGAACGGCACTTGAATCCGCTTATCGAGCGGCGTCTCACCCTTCTGCCACTTGGCCGACAGGCCGACGCGCGCGTCGTCGAACGCAAATTCCCACTCTCCGTTCAAGCTTTCCCAAGCATCCCGCACGAATTGCGGGCGCGGATAATCCGGTCTTGGCGACGTCATCTTCGAAACAGCTCCCTTTTTCGTAAATATAATGATTAAGCAATTAATGAACGAGTTCACGTTTCCAACCCAATTGTAATCGCACCCATTCATTTCGTCAACATATAAGTTGATTAGTTAACTGTTAAGTTATATAATCGTGAAAAAGGGTCGCTGTAACGACAGGAGGGGTGTCCGTGCGGCTGCAAGCGGATCGTACGAATGTAGCGATCTTCGAATGCTTCTCGTCCGAATCGAGGCTTCGCATAATCGAGCTGTTGAACGAACGGCCGATGAACATTAAAGAGCTGGCGGACGCGGTGGGCTTGTCCTCCGCGATCGTAACGAAGCATGTACAGAAAATGGAGGAAGCCGGACTTCTCGTCACCGAGTCGATCGCAGGCAAGCGAGGCATGCAGAAGCTGTGCCGGCTCGCCCTGGACGAGCTGACGCTCGTGCTGAAGCGAGGGCCGGCGGCAGGGGAGCGCCCCGCCTCGGCCAACCGGTACGAGGTGTCGCTCCCGGTCGGCCAATATTCGAGCTGCGCGGTCAAGCCGACCTGCGGCCTCGCCTCGGAGCACGGCATGATCGGCATGGTGGACGATCCGCGGTATTTCTCCGATCCGGAGCATGTGAAGGCGAGCCATCTGTGGTTCGGCAGCGGCTTCGTGGAATACCGCATTCCGAATTACTTGCTGCGGAATCAGACGGCGCTCAGCCTCGACATCTCTTTGGAAATCTGCTCGGAGGCGCCGGGTTTCAACGAAAATTGGCCTTCCGATATCAGCTTCTACGTGAACGATCGCTTGCTCGGCACGTGGACGTGTCCGGGCGACTTCGGGGAGACGCGCGGGGTGTATACGCCGGAGTGGTGGATCAACCGTTCGCAGTACGGCTTGCTGAAGACGTTGTCCGTCGGACCGACGGGCGCCTACATCGACGGCGTTCGCCTGTCGGACGTGACGCTCGACGCGCTCGGTCTCGCCTACGGCGAGACGATCTCGTTCCGCATCGCCGCCCTCGAGACGGCGCGCAACGTCGGCGGGGTTACGCTGTTCGGGAAGGGCTTCGGCAACTATAACCAGGACATCCATGTGTCGCTGACGTATGCGTAGTCAAGAAGAACGCAATTTCCCATTCATGATCCATCGCCCGGAAACGCCAGCTCCACGACCGTCCCGCGGCCGACCTCGCTTTCGATCGACAGGCGCCCGCCGTGCGACGCCACGATCCGCTTCACGATCATCATGCCGAGTCCGTTGCCGTCCGGCTTCGTCGTGAAGAACGGGTCGCCGATGCGACGCAGCGTCTCCTCGGACATTCCCTTGCCGTCGTCGGCGAACCGAATGCGCCGTTCGCCCCCGGACGTCTCGAACCGAATGTCGATGCGACCGCCGAAGGGCAGAGCGTCCATCGCATTCTTCAGTACATTCAAGTATACCTGCTTCAGCTGGTTCGGATCGCCGGAGAGCGGCAGTTCGTCGACCCCCGTCGTCGCGATCTCCACCCCGTTCCGCGAAGCCTGCGTATCGAATATGGCCAGCAGCTCCCGCAGCACGGCCCTTGCATCGATCGGACGATGCGACGGCGCCTCCGGCTTGCCGAGAATCATGAACTCGCTGACGATGAGATTCATCCGGTCCAGCTCCGACATGATCAAATCGTAATACGCCGGCTCGGCGCGCGATTTCGAATACTGCAGCAATCCCTTGACCGTCGTCAGCGGATTGCGCACCTCGTGCGCGATGCCGACCGCGAGCTGACCGGCCACGACCAGCTTCTCCGTATTGCGGAGCAACTCCTCGGTCTTATGCCGCTCGGTCATATCCCGCAGCAAACCGAAGACGCGCACGAGCCGGCCGGCGCCGTCGAAGATCGGCACGACGTCCAGCATCGCGCGTTCGAACGGCTCCCGCCCCGTCAACACGAGCTCCTCGCCCATGCGTTCCGTTCGCTCCTCGAGCACGTGCCGGAAAATCGCCGCGATCGGCTCGAACGAGAGCGCCGAGACGCTCGGCGCGAGCGCCGGACCGAGCATGCCGACGCTTAACGCGTTACACTCGACGACGACACCCGCCTCGTCGGTCACGACGACGCCGTAATGCTTGTTCTCGATGAGCGCCTGGTTGAGCATGTGAAGCTGCTCGTTGCGCCCGCGCTGCAGCAGCTCCCGCTCGATGGAATCCGCCGTCGCGCACAGCAGCGCGAGCAAATGGGGATGCGCGTCGTCGAGTCCCGTCATGAACGTCAGCGTCCCCGCAGGCGCCGCCCCGGCATCGCGTCGCAACAACGCCGTGCAGCACGCTACGCCGTGCAGCGCCTCTTGATAGTGATCCTTCCCGAGCAGCAGCACCGGTTGTCCGCAGCTCAGCGACAATGCGATGGAACTCGGCCCCATGTCCTCGGTGAATCTCACGCCTTCTACGATGCCGAACCGTCGAACTTGCCGTTCCATCGCGGCGTTGCCTCGCAGCGCCAGCACGCACCCTTCGGCGTCCGTCATAAGAATGAGCAGCGGATCGTCCGGCGCGGCGGACAGAAATTTATCGATAAAACAATTCGTCACTTCCAATACCTCTTGAAACGCGATTCTTCTAGCCTGCAGCTCCGAGGCGGTCAAGCGATCCGAGAATGCGGGGAGCTCCCCCGGATCCAGCCCCGACCGGATGCAACGAGCTTTGGATTCTGCCAACAGTTCCGCCGGTCTCATGCTCGTTCGTCCATCCTTTCGTCGTCGATGTCTACCCATGTAACATTCTCCCTGCCGAGGCGGGAATCCTTCATTATACTCGAGCCTTTCGCTCGAGAACGATCGCGCCGCCAAGCGCACGGAAGGCTGCCCCGAACGCTAAGCGCTCTTGGACAGCCTTCTTCATACGCTTACGAGAATCCTTCGAGCGGCACGGCCCAGATGTTGACCTTGGCGCCGTCCTTCGCGCTGTATTCGAACAGCTCGAGCATAAGCGTTCCGTTGACGGGCAACTGCGACGCGGGCACGTCGACCTTCAGCTCGAACGCCGACCAGGCGGGCGCCCCTTCGTTCACTTGAACCGTCTTCTCGAACAAATACCGGTGGCCGTCCGACACGGCGTATTGCATCGTCGCCTCGAACACGCGCGCTTCGCCCCGGATCGTATAGCTGCCGGCCGAACCGGAAACGACGACGTTGCGGAACGCGTTGTTGCCCGTCTCGTCGACGTCGCGGCGAATGTCCACCTGCCGCGGCGATTCGCTCCATTCCACCTGCGCGCCGAGCAGCTCGCCGACCGCCCGAAGCGGTATGTAGGTACTGCCGTCGACGTTCAGAATCGGCCGTTCTCCATCGACGTAAGGCGCTCCGTTCACGTACACCGGATAGTTCGCCGCCGTCGCGACATACGTCTTCACCGTCGCCGCGAGCGTCGGCCATGCCGTCATCAATGCGGCGCCGACCAGCAGGCCGGCCGCGAATCCTTGAAATCGTCTCATGCGATCCCCCCTCACTACTATTGTAGTGCGGAATCGTTCGCCTCATGACCGCCGGCCGCCCCGGAAGCGAATCGCTTCAGCGCGGCCGCGTCTTCGGCGAGCCGAGCCGGGTCGTCCTCCGCGACGAATTCGAGCAGCGCGAACCGGTCGCCGGGCAAGGCGCTCAGCTCGTTCAAATAGCGGCGCCAGACGTCTTCCCCTTCGGCGAACGGATGCCGTTCGCGCCCCTCCCAATGGTACGCGTGCACGTACTCGAGCCACGGCGCGAGCCGCCGCAGCTCCTCGAGCAGCCGTTCCGGGGAGCCGCCGACCTCCGGCTGCCACAGCGTGCGCAAGTTCGGATGGTCCGCTTCTCGGAGCAAGCGGATCGCGGAATCGCACGTATCGGTCAACGTCCGGGCGTGGTATTCGAGGCAGACGAGCACGCCTTCGCGCGCGGCCGCTTCCGCGATGCGCCGCGCGTCGGCCGTCGCCCGCGCGCGCCAAGCTTCGTCGGCTCCATCCGAGCCGCGATCCCCCGCCCAGACGCGGATCGACGGCGCGCCGAGCGCGAGCGCGGTCGACAAGACGTCGTCGAAGTCGAACGCTTGCTCGGCCCCGGCCGCGAGCCGGTAATACGAGCCGTAAG encodes:
- a CDS encoding beta-galactosidase; amino-acid sequence: MVASGKKVVFYDKSFPYDGTRPDEAQLGSIGAWGSIVDAEGIAEALATADSFVTLHGPYFPKAVWPELLGYLERGGGLVLLGGAPFRIPVYREDGAWKTEREQTAYHRQLLIHEALRVDGSRAASLRANEDIPLLSGRESLFDVADTYGLILHVTRQSDSPHEHGSAGPMDARIYPLLTGVSADGRETAAPAVLMEHAKGAYAGGRWAFVSQPLGDRFWTQDGAAALAEMADFVSKGVTELWLKPGYGSYEPGERASFALQAQTIRGAAPRTWTFRCEASLERNGQVVPAWEREWTMAADAALRFERFAAPDLVEPGRYSVVCVATADDGERRVLRQGYWGMDRALLEAGEPLAVGRDYFVKNGKPLPIVGMTYMTSDVARKFLFLPNVEAWDRDMAQMKKAGINLIRTGVWTAWRQMMFADGHFSEEVLRAIDAFVLTAKKHELEVTFNFFSFTPETWEGANPYLDPRSVEAQKRFILSVVSRHRTTTNVQWDLINEPSMFDPKRVFSGPASSRDRFEQAAYVEWLKSRHGSIRLLQERWNMTPAELPSFEAARPPERDDINFHVQDVGRSKKGLVWLDYALFTMEMHNRWARELVGAIKAAAPNQLVTVGQDEGLAGGRPSPFFYAEAVDYTTVHTWWMMDALVWDGLFTKDGHKPNLVQETGIMYVEAANGFAKRSEEELRNILERKYAYAFATGGAGAVQWIWNTNYFMDNVNESNIGALRADGTEKPEADVSYDFGAFVGKTGERFEDRTLEEIAVVYPYSNDFSNRKFSYDATTRLTRVLAYEMKTPFRGVSEYHLDRTAGERPKLWIVPSAHNFSDEALAALAEDVRANGGTALLTGPIGLDAYWGPSGRLADVVGPTVVENVLREERLTIDGRSYPASFGGAGIASLAKERPEDVSELVLRSYPLGKGTLLWCPLPIELNERSDVLRAVYAKAMREAGVAAELEWEAGGDAPGVYGRKLTFRDGALFVFVSESGADADIRVKDPATGRRYSFALERERSVLFFAGRDGAVEASYRSHQVRIDVE
- a CDS encoding LacI family DNA-binding transcriptional regulator — its product is MPRRVSMQTIADSLRLSKFAVSRALSGKPGVSEETRRSVLAAARALGYRLPKGAPEAEAAEPIGGAAYALIWMDPTMQNESSYWARLLTGVTTACRDLGWEHAVVSPRPDAPPTFPAYMDREACIGHIAVGTLSAETLASVQAMGGPLVLLDHEEPLVRADAVLNANADGAELLTNHLLFAGRRSFVFVGDDAFAPSFRERWRGCRQAIDAFGGGKGARLRKWTVPYAEPRWADGLHATLAALGAGELPDAFVCANDHIALETLRGLRRAGRRVPDDCAVAGFDNVEASAAGDPPLTTVELAKEALGRRAAEQLARRKEKPGEQPEKILLSARLVPRASG
- a CDS encoding glycoside hydrolase family 2 protein: MTSPRPDYPRPQFVRDAWESLNGEWEFAFDDARVGLSAKWQKGETPLDKRIQVPFSFESKLSGIGETGFHDVVWYRKTWKAPASFAGKRVLLHFGAVDYESSVWVNGELVATHLGGHTPFSADVTEALSASGDNVIVVRAEDRGKDLFQPRGKQFWEEKSRAIWYTRTTGIWQSVWAESVSPIYLEKVKYAPDIDTNEIRIRAFVNGSIEGRDVMLRTVITFKGEFVAEDLVRVRDAEESRRVKLPGLNDHGMDRMWSPNRPNLYDVEYELLVDGASVDRAKSYFGMRKASIENGKFNLNNRPYFMKLVLDQGYFPDGNLTPPSDEAIKRDVELTKAMGFNGARKHQKVEDPRYLYWCDVLGLLVWGEMANACDFSETYSRRMTAEWQEAVERDYNHPCIVAWVPINESWGVPNIQIDERQQQHALAMYHLTKSLDPSRPVVSNDGWELVKTDLFTIHDYESRQEVLEQRYSTVESAVNAMPANRRLSVGGFEYEGQPILVTEFGGIAFKKSDWEGWGYSGASDDEDYLKRLRAVIQPLRRSGVVQGYCYTQLTDVEQEINGLLTYDRTPKVPLEKIKEILDAR
- a CDS encoding ArsR/SmtB family transcription factor, which translates into the protein MRLQADRTNVAIFECFSSESRLRIIELLNERPMNIKELADAVGLSSAIVTKHVQKMEEAGLLVTESIAGKRGMQKLCRLALDELTLVLKRGPAAGERPASANRYEVSLPVGQYSSCAVKPTCGLASEHGMIGMVDDPRYFSDPEHVKASHLWFGSGFVEYRIPNYLLRNQTALSLDISLEICSEAPGFNENWPSDISFYVNDRLLGTWTCPGDFGETRGVYTPEWWINRSQYGLLKTLSVGPTGAYIDGVRLSDVTLDALGLAYGETISFRIAALETARNVGGVTLFGKGFGNYNQDIHVSLTYA
- a CDS encoding ATP-binding protein is translated as MRPAELLAESKARCIRSGLDPGELPAFSDRLTASELQARRIAFQEVLEVTNCFIDKFLSAAPDDPLLILMTDAEGCVLALRGNAAMERQVRRFGIVEGVRFTEDMGPSSIALSLSCGQPVLLLGKDHYQEALHGVACCTALLRRDAGAAPAGTLTFMTGLDDAHPHLLALLCATADSIERELLQRGRNEQLHMLNQALIENKHYGVVVTDEAGVVVECNALSVGMLGPALAPSVSALSFEPIAAIFRHVLEERTERMGEELVLTGREPFERAMLDVVPIFDGAGRLVRVFGLLRDMTERHKTEELLRNTEKLVVAGQLAVGIAHEVRNPLTTVKGLLQYSKSRAEPAYYDLIMSELDRMNLIVSEFMILGKPEAPSHRPIDARAVLRELLAIFDTQASRNGVEIATTGVDELPLSGDPNQLKQVYLNVLKNAMDALPFGGRIDIRFETSGGERRIRFADDGKGMSEETLRRIGDPFFTTKPDGNGLGMMIVKRIVASHGGRLSIESEVGRGTVVELAFPGDGS
- a CDS encoding Gmad2 immunoglobulin-like domain-containing protein, which produces MRRFQGFAAGLLVGAALMTAWPTLAATVKTYVATAANYPVYVNGAPYVDGERPILNVDGSTYIPLRAVGELLGAQVEWSESPRQVDIRRDVDETGNNAFRNVVVSGSAGSYTIRGEARVFEATMQYAVSDGHRYLFEKTVQVNEGAPAWSAFELKVDVPASQLPVNGTLMLELFEYSAKDGAKVNIWAVPLEGFS
- a CDS encoding sugar phosphate isomerase/epimerase family protein, which translates into the protein MIRTGLVSITFRSLTPARVAALAAEAGLEAIEWGGDIHVPHGDVAAAREVARLTREAGLAVAAYGSYYRLAAGAEQAFDFDDVLSTALALGAPSIRVWAGDRGSDGADEAWRARATADARRIAEAAAREGVLVCLEYHARTLTDTCDSAIRLLREADHPNLRTLWQPEVGGSPERLLEELRRLAPWLEYVHAYHWEGRERHPFAEGEDVWRRYLNELSALPGDRFALLEFVAEDDPARLAEDAAALKRFASGAAGGHEANDSALQ